Proteins co-encoded in one Pseudomonas beijingensis genomic window:
- a CDS encoding VOC family protein, whose amino-acid sequence MNTAQSSCSHVLLWVRDLHQAVANFRAAGFEVTYATAEARAQHAHIWFSQGPIIELLTTPRHAWLFKWPIDCLAGRGAGRRMLRWAAQGEGFCDLALLCETPALAPRLKGLAGCGVAMGRTVNWRRTCVDGRQTRFRFVYPRHDRLPFLVTPYEPAQHPPRMIHPNGATGLAAIHLGVHPADHTALSLLTGDDPLLRIQPAEYTGVQAVRIAGLTHPLILHGARLLGCPTAQGDCHA is encoded by the coding sequence TTGAACACTGCCCAATCCTCCTGCAGCCATGTGTTGCTGTGGGTGCGCGACTTGCACCAGGCCGTAGCGAACTTTCGTGCCGCCGGTTTCGAAGTCACCTACGCCACCGCCGAAGCTCGCGCCCAACACGCGCATATCTGGTTCAGCCAGGGGCCGATCATCGAATTACTCACCACACCGCGTCACGCCTGGCTGTTCAAGTGGCCCATCGACTGCCTGGCCGGCCGTGGCGCCGGGCGACGGATGTTGCGCTGGGCGGCCCAAGGTGAAGGGTTCTGCGACCTGGCGCTGCTGTGCGAGACCCCCGCCCTGGCGCCGCGCCTCAAAGGCCTGGCGGGCTGCGGCGTGGCCATGGGCCGGACGGTGAACTGGCGGCGTACCTGCGTTGATGGCCGCCAGACGCGGTTTCGTTTCGTCTACCCGCGCCACGACCGCCTGCCCTTCCTGGTCACGCCCTATGAGCCGGCCCAGCATCCGCCCCGAATGATTCACCCCAACGGCGCAACGGGCTTGGCAGCGATCCACTTGGGCGTACATCCCGCCGACCACACCGCCCTCAGCCTGCTGACCGGTGACGACCCGTTGCTGCGTATCCAGCCGGCCGAATACACCGGCGTACAGGCGGTGCGAATCGCCGGCCTGACGCACCCGCTGATTCTGCACGGCGCCCGTTTGCTGGGTTGCCCGACCGCTCAAGGAGATTGCCATGCTTGA
- a CDS encoding (2,3-dihydroxybenzoyl)adenylate synthase, producing the protein MLDGCTDWPDDFIRRYREHGYWQGVPLGQLLREQAQRTPHKEALVDGLRRWRYAELDLQADRLAAGLADRGLRAGQRVLVQLPNIAEFFSLTFALLRLGVIPVFALPAHREHELLHLAQLSQAVAYVIVDRHLGFDYRPLARTLREQAPSLQKIWVVGAAEEFASLADCVADPRPLPAPDSREVAVLLLSGGTTGLPKLIPRTHDDYACNARLAARACGFDSHTRYLAALPVAHNFPLASPGAFGVFSVGATLVLAPEPSPDTTFELIESERITHTALIPPLVLLWLEMAQWSDHDLSSLQWLQVGGARLKAEIAARIGPVLGCGLQQVYGMAEGLLCFTPLDDPQARIFETQGLPLTADDEIRIVDVDDVPVAPGAVGELLVRGPYTIRGYYNAGEQNLRAFTADGFYRSGDLVRRLPEGHLIVEGRTKDVINRGGEKIPVEEIENLLLGHPLIRDVALVALADELLGERSCACVLSHAEQVELGAINAWLRERGLAAYKLPDRLQVLREFPLTRLGKVNRKALAEQVQAL; encoded by the coding sequence ATGCTTGATGGATGCACCGACTGGCCCGACGACTTTATCCGCCGTTACCGCGAACACGGCTACTGGCAAGGCGTGCCGTTGGGCCAACTGCTGCGCGAGCAGGCGCAGCGCACGCCACATAAAGAGGCGCTGGTGGACGGTCTTCGGCGTTGGCGTTACGCCGAGCTCGACCTGCAGGCCGACCGCTTGGCCGCCGGCCTCGCCGACCGGGGCCTGCGCGCTGGCCAGCGAGTACTGGTGCAACTGCCGAACATCGCCGAGTTTTTCAGCCTGACCTTCGCCCTGTTGCGCCTGGGTGTGATTCCGGTGTTTGCCCTGCCGGCCCATCGCGAACACGAACTGCTCCACTTGGCCCAACTGAGCCAGGCCGTGGCCTATGTGATTGTCGATCGGCACCTTGGCTTCGATTATCGGCCACTGGCGCGCACCCTGCGTGAGCAGGCGCCGAGCCTGCAAAAGATCTGGGTGGTCGGGGCGGCCGAGGAGTTCGCGTCCCTGGCCGACTGTGTTGCTGACCCTCGTCCGCTGCCCGCGCCAGACTCACGGGAAGTCGCCGTGCTGCTACTGTCCGGCGGCACCACCGGCCTGCCCAAGCTAATCCCGCGCACCCATGACGATTACGCCTGCAATGCGCGCCTGGCGGCCCGCGCGTGCGGCTTCGACAGCCACACCCGCTACCTGGCGGCATTGCCCGTGGCGCACAACTTTCCCCTGGCCTCGCCCGGTGCGTTCGGGGTGTTTAGTGTCGGCGCGACCCTCGTGTTGGCGCCAGAGCCCAGCCCGGACACCACCTTCGAGCTGATCGAGAGCGAACGCATCACCCACACCGCTTTGATCCCGCCACTGGTGCTGTTGTGGCTGGAAATGGCGCAATGGTCCGACCATGACCTGAGCAGCCTGCAATGGCTGCAGGTCGGTGGCGCGCGGCTCAAGGCCGAGATCGCCGCACGTATCGGCCCTGTCCTGGGGTGTGGCCTGCAACAGGTCTACGGGATGGCCGAAGGGTTGCTGTGTTTTACCCCGCTGGATGACCCGCAAGCGCGCATCTTCGAAACCCAGGGCCTGCCGCTCACCGCCGATGATGAGATCCGCATCGTCGACGTCGATGACGTCCCCGTCGCGCCAGGCGCCGTGGGCGAATTGCTGGTGCGCGGCCCCTACACCATTCGTGGTTACTACAACGCCGGCGAACAGAATCTGCGCGCCTTCACCGCCGACGGTTTCTACCGCAGCGGCGACCTGGTGCGACGTTTGCCCGAGGGCCATTTGATCGTCGAGGGGCGGACCAAGGATGTGATCAATCGCGGCGGCGAGAAAATTCCGGTGGAGGAAATCGAGAACCTGCTGCTGGGCCATCCGCTGATTCGCGATGTCGCCCTGGTGGCCTTGGCCGATGAGCTACTGGGTGAGCGCAGTTGCGCCTGTGTGCTGTCCCACGCCGAACAGGTCGAGCTGGGCGCGATCAACGCCTGGCTGCGCGAGCGTGGACTGGCCGCCTACAAACTGCCGGATCGCTTGCAGGTGCTGCGCGAATTTCCGTTGACGCGCCTGGGCAAGGTCAACCGCAAGGCCCTGGCGGAACAGGTGCAAGCCTTATGA
- a CDS encoding isochorismate lyase: MKTPEHCTGLPDIRHAIDTLDRQIVDALGLRMQYVLAASSFKPDQASIAAPDRVAAMLPQRRRWAQEAGLDGEFIEGLFNQIIHWYIAEQTAFWLQKKSAAV, encoded by the coding sequence ATGAAAACCCCGGAACACTGCACCGGCCTGCCGGACATTCGCCACGCCATCGACACCCTCGACCGGCAGATCGTCGATGCCTTGGGGCTGCGCATGCAATACGTCCTCGCGGCCTCGTCCTTCAAGCCTGACCAGGCCAGTATCGCCGCACCGGACCGCGTCGCGGCGATGTTGCCGCAGCGCCGGCGATGGGCGCAGGAGGCCGGGCTGGACGGTGAATTCATTGAGGGCCTGTTCAACCAGATCATCCACTGGTACATCGCCGAACAAACGGCGTTCTGGCTGCAAAAAAAGAGCGCGGCCGTATGA
- a CDS encoding isochorismate synthase yields the protein MNEAALLNVFEAAHQLALKHQRPVVAVSSRPAPSLDPFALYEAHRQGFFWCAHSPGLALFGLGCAWQIEAAGLQRLAEVNRQWFALCADAVIDGPHPPLLLGGMRFDTQQPCAPHWAPFADASFHLAQWLLSEDADGRWLRCQCVVEPGSDPAALALANLAAYQQLFPTPHSPESCPAVIERNALPAPQWQAKVANALQAIDSGDLSKVVLARHIEYQLDAALDSGAVMRRLYERRNQTHLFALHRGDSCFMGATPERLLSCQESHLSTHALAGSARRAPTPEKDQEAGAGLLADPKELHEHQLVVQTILQGLYGIVNELQAATQPELLKLATVQHLSTPISARLKEGHSLLDGIQALHPTPAVGGLPGATAMGFIRHHEGFDRGWYAAPIGWLDSRGNGDFLVALRSALMTPAHCHLFAGCGIVQGSRPADEYEETQIKLASMEQALHLSYANGYRSGY from the coding sequence ATGAACGAAGCTGCCTTATTGAATGTGTTCGAAGCTGCGCACCAGCTCGCGCTGAAGCATCAGCGTCCCGTCGTCGCCGTGAGCTCGCGCCCCGCACCGTCCCTCGATCCCTTCGCGCTCTACGAAGCGCACCGGCAGGGCTTTTTCTGGTGCGCTCACTCACCGGGCCTGGCACTGTTCGGCTTGGGCTGTGCCTGGCAGATCGAAGCTGCGGGGCTCCAGCGATTGGCCGAGGTGAACCGTCAATGGTTCGCGCTGTGCGCCGACGCGGTGATCGATGGCCCCCATCCACCACTGCTGCTGGGCGGTATGCGTTTCGACACCCAGCAGCCTTGCGCGCCGCACTGGGCGCCGTTTGCCGATGCCAGCTTTCACCTGGCCCAATGGTTGCTCAGCGAGGACGCCGACGGCCGCTGGCTGCGTTGCCAGTGCGTGGTGGAACCCGGTAGCGATCCGGCCGCATTGGCGCTTGCCAATCTGGCGGCGTACCAACAGCTTTTCCCGACGCCACACTCGCCCGAATCGTGCCCCGCGGTCATCGAACGCAATGCATTGCCCGCGCCGCAGTGGCAAGCCAAAGTCGCCAACGCCTTGCAGGCCATCGACAGCGGCGACCTGAGCAAAGTGGTGCTCGCCCGCCATATTGAATATCAGCTGGACGCCGCCCTCGATAGCGGCGCCGTCATGCGCCGGCTGTACGAGCGGCGCAACCAGACCCACCTGTTCGCCCTGCACCGAGGAGACAGCTGTTTCATGGGCGCAACGCCGGAGCGGCTGCTCAGTTGCCAGGAAAGCCATCTGAGCACCCATGCCCTCGCGGGTAGCGCTCGTCGCGCCCCAACGCCCGAGAAAGACCAGGAAGCAGGCGCAGGCTTGTTAGCGGATCCCAAGGAACTGCATGAACACCAACTGGTGGTGCAAACCATCCTGCAAGGCTTGTACGGCATCGTCAACGAGCTACAAGCGGCAACCCAACCCGAGCTTTTAAAACTGGCCACGGTGCAGCATTTGAGTACCCCGATCAGCGCCCGGCTGAAAGAAGGGCACAGCTTGCTGGACGGTATCCAGGCCTTGCACCCCACCCCGGCGGTTGGAGGTTTGCCGGGCGCGACAGCCATGGGCTTCATTCGTCATCACGAAGGTTTCGACCGGGGCTGGTACGCGGCCCCCATAGGCTGGCTGGACTCTCGGGGCAACGGCGATTTCCTGGTGGCCCTGCGCTCAGCACTGATGACACCTGCGCATTGCCACTTGTTCGCAGGCTGCGGGATTGTTCAAGGATCTCGACCGGCCGATGAATATGAGGAAACCCAAATCAAGCTGGCGAGCATGGAACAGGCCTTGCACCTCTCATACGCTAACGGCTACAGGTCAGGGTATTGA
- a CDS encoding lipocalin-like domain-containing protein has product MRLKNKVLAVGAIVALSACSSVFTGKENALVGTWRMVSATVESQGSVSDAYGPNPHGWLVFTPELTFVEVLTDPRVPAFRSNVRGEGTDEENRAALAGSIGFFGRYTVDQNGEFTGNTVKGSTFPNWVGAVRTRDDLQLKVDGDRMVEDFRRPDGAKVHIVFERVR; this is encoded by the coding sequence ATGCGTCTGAAAAACAAGGTACTGGCAGTCGGTGCGATCGTTGCCTTATCGGCGTGCTCCAGCGTGTTTACGGGCAAAGAAAACGCCTTGGTCGGGACATGGCGTATGGTCAGCGCAACCGTTGAGAGTCAGGGCAGTGTATCGGATGCTTACGGCCCCAATCCTCATGGCTGGCTCGTCTTCACGCCAGAGCTGACGTTTGTCGAAGTGCTCACTGATCCGCGCGTGCCGGCGTTTCGATCCAATGTGCGTGGTGAAGGCACCGATGAGGAGAACCGGGCAGCGCTGGCGGGGAGCATCGGTTTCTTCGGGCGCTATACCGTCGACCAGAACGGTGAGTTCACAGGCAACACGGTCAAAGGGTCTACGTTCCCGAACTGGGTGGGCGCTGTGCGTACCCGGGACGACCTGCAGTTGAAGGTCGACGGCGACCGGATGGTGGAAGACTTTCGCCGTCCCGATGGGGCGAAGGTTCACATCGTCTTTGAGCGTGTAAGGTGA